A single Pedobacter sp. PACM 27299 DNA region contains:
- the aroQ gene encoding type II 3-dehydroquinate dehydratase, which translates to MKIQIINGPNLNLLGVREPGIYGNLGFDEYIAQLRTMYSILQIDYYQSNVEGELINKLHEVGFEYDGIVINAGGYTHTSVALADAIAAINTPVIEVHVSNIYAREEYRHVSLTGKNCKGVLTGFGLDGYRLAIESLLKS; encoded by the coding sequence ATGAAGATACAAATTATTAACGGCCCAAATTTAAACCTTTTAGGCGTTCGCGAACCAGGAATCTATGGAAATTTAGGTTTTGATGAATATATAGCACAATTGAGAACCATGTACAGCATCCTCCAAATCGATTACTATCAGAGTAATGTAGAGGGCGAGCTGATCAATAAATTGCATGAAGTTGGTTTTGAATATGATGGTATTGTGATCAACGCAGGAGGATATACACATACTTCTGTGGCATTAGCAGATGCGATTGCCGCTATAAATACACCTGTAATAGAGGTTCATGTATCTAATATTTACGCCAGGGAGGAATATAGGCATGTTTCATTAACCGGAAAAAACTGTAAAGGTGTGCTGACAGGATTTGGCCTGGATGGTTACCGTTTAGCAATAGAAAGTCTTTTGAAAAGCTAA
- the xerD gene encoding site-specific tyrosine recombinase XerD — protein sequence MINNPYIPAFKAYLKLERSLSGNSIAAYINDVQKLSQYFESLDQRPSVKEITSADLKRFISWINELGMLPSTQARVISGLKSFFSFLILEQIIVEDPSALLETPRLGKKLPDVLNIEEINGLIEAIDASKPEGMRNKAIIELLYGCGLRVSELTNIRISNIFADSEFVKIVGKGNKERIIPIGATALKYIKIYLDSSRVHIPVKKGYEDYIFLNRRGTGLSRISVFTIIKDLAIASGLKKSISPHTFRHSFATHLIEGGADLRAVQEMLGHSSITTTEIYTHLDRDYLRGVITGFHPRS from the coding sequence GTGATTAATAACCCTTATATACCGGCTTTTAAAGCCTATTTGAAACTGGAGCGCTCGCTTTCAGGAAACTCCATCGCGGCCTATATCAATGATGTTCAGAAACTATCCCAGTATTTTGAATCCCTGGATCAGCGCCCTTCAGTGAAAGAAATTACCAGTGCTGATTTAAAAAGATTCATCAGCTGGATCAATGAGCTGGGGATGTTACCAAGCACTCAAGCGAGAGTGATCTCGGGGCTGAAATCGTTTTTCAGCTTCCTGATTTTGGAGCAAATTATTGTAGAAGATCCTTCAGCTTTGTTGGAAACTCCAAGATTAGGCAAAAAACTACCTGATGTTTTGAATATTGAAGAAATCAACGGACTAATTGAGGCTATTGATGCTTCAAAACCGGAAGGCATGAGAAACAAGGCGATTATTGAGCTTTTGTATGGCTGTGGGCTGAGGGTTTCAGAACTCACTAACATCAGAATATCCAATATTTTTGCCGACAGCGAATTTGTAAAGATCGTTGGAAAAGGAAATAAAGAAAGGATTATCCCAATTGGGGCTACCGCATTAAAATATATAAAGATTTACCTGGACTCCAGCCGTGTTCATATTCCTGTCAAAAAAGGCTATGAAGATTATATCTTCTTAAACCGAAGAGGAACAGGTTTATCCAGAATATCAGTGTTTACCATCATCAAAGATCTGGCTATAGCCTCAGGCTTAAAGAAAAGCATTAGCCCCCATACCTTCCGCCATTCTTTTGCTACTCATCTCATTGAAGGTGGTGCAGACCTGCGTGCGGTTCAAGAAATGCTGGGGCATTCCAGCATTACCACCACTGAAATTTATACGCATCTCGATAGAGATTATTTAAGGGGCGTCATTACCGGTTTTCATCCCAGAAGTTAA
- the prmC gene encoding peptide chain release factor N(5)-glutamine methyltransferase — protein sequence MNLSQLLAHFKTELKDVYEEEEVKSIFSVAVEHLLKLSRSKLMMNYDKELSNEEQEQFFAVAAGLKAHQPIQYLLGEAYFYGAFFKVNEAVLIPRPETEELVDWILEDSLLNKSVIDFGTGSGCIAISLKKHGKALDVTAVDISEDALKLASENALLLESPVHFIHADILSFDIDHQFDIIVSNPPYITGKEMAEMHQNVLAHEPHLALFVPDERPLLFYEAIADFAVSHLKEKGKLFFEINEYLSEETVEMLKGKDFEFIELRKDMQGKPRMILATRGPVVH from the coding sequence ATGAATTTAAGCCAGTTATTAGCGCATTTTAAGACAGAATTGAAAGATGTTTATGAGGAAGAGGAAGTTAAGTCTATTTTCTCTGTCGCCGTTGAACATTTGTTAAAGCTCAGCAGGAGCAAGTTGATGATGAATTATGACAAAGAACTGAGCAACGAAGAGCAGGAGCAGTTTTTTGCTGTTGCTGCTGGGCTAAAAGCACATCAGCCTATTCAATACTTGTTAGGAGAAGCCTATTTTTATGGGGCTTTTTTTAAAGTGAATGAAGCGGTATTAATTCCTAGACCTGAAACTGAAGAATTGGTCGACTGGATTTTAGAGGATAGCCTGCTGAATAAATCGGTAATAGATTTTGGCACGGGAAGCGGCTGTATTGCGATCAGCCTGAAGAAACATGGCAAAGCTTTAGACGTAACTGCGGTAGATATATCTGAGGACGCCTTGAAACTGGCTTCGGAAAATGCTTTACTTTTGGAAAGTCCTGTTCACTTTATCCATGCAGATATTTTAAGTTTTGATATTGATCATCAATTCGATATCATCGTGAGCAATCCTCCTTATATCACCGGGAAAGAAATGGCCGAAATGCATCAAAATGTATTGGCGCATGAACCTCATCTGGCATTGTTTGTTCCGGATGAAAGACCTTTGTTATTTTATGAAGCGATTGCTGATTTTGCGGTTTCGCATCTAAAGGAAAAAGGGAAGCTATTCTTTGAAATCAATGAATACTTATCAGAAGAAACTGTGGAGATGTTAAAGGGTAAAGATTTTGAATTCATTGAATTAAGGAAAGATATGCAAGGAAAGCCAAGGATGATACTTGCGACAAGAGGCCCAGTTGTTCATTAG
- the ribD gene encoding bifunctional diaminohydroxyphosphoribosylaminopyrimidine deaminase/5-amino-6-(5-phosphoribosylamino)uracil reductase RibD yields the protein MADELYIKRCLELAILGAGNVSPNPMVGCVIVTDGIIIGEGYHQKIGEAHAEVNAINAVFAKYGETEGALLLKEATAYVSLEPCAHFGKTPPCADLLIRHEVKRVVIGNKDPFDAVDGKGITKLKNAGIAVVSGILDKECAHLNRRFFTRIRQQRPYIILKWASTANGYFAPIDERQKWISGPLAKRLVHKWRTEEDAVIVGKRTAMVDNPQLNSREWPGRNPIRIIIDRNLDIPPTHHVYNDDAKTIIFNEIKTDIVENIHFIQMEDMSFYLPQKIAFQLYLMDIQSVIIDGGAQLLNQFIEAGLWDEARVFTSKNSWTDGISAPKINKIITAQHRIGNDHLSIYTNHQEV from the coding sequence ATGGCCGACGAATTATATATTAAAAGATGTTTGGAGCTCGCTATTCTTGGCGCTGGAAACGTAAGTCCGAATCCAATGGTAGGTTGTGTGATCGTTACTGATGGAATCATTATTGGAGAAGGGTATCATCAGAAAATCGGCGAAGCCCATGCTGAAGTAAATGCCATAAATGCTGTATTTGCCAAATACGGAGAAACAGAAGGCGCATTATTGCTAAAAGAAGCAACTGCTTATGTTAGTCTGGAGCCTTGTGCGCATTTTGGAAAAACACCTCCATGTGCAGACCTCCTGATCAGACATGAGGTTAAAAGAGTCGTTATTGGCAATAAAGATCCCTTCGATGCGGTAGATGGAAAAGGGATCACAAAATTGAAAAATGCAGGAATAGCTGTAGTTTCTGGTATCCTCGATAAAGAATGTGCGCATTTAAACCGTCGTTTTTTTACCAGGATTCGTCAGCAGAGGCCATATATTATCTTAAAATGGGCAAGTACTGCCAACGGCTATTTTGCACCAATCGATGAGCGTCAAAAATGGATATCCGGCCCGCTGGCTAAACGTCTCGTGCATAAATGGAGAACAGAAGAAGATGCTGTCATTGTAGGTAAAAGAACGGCAATGGTCGACAACCCACAGCTGAACTCCCGGGAATGGCCAGGTAGAAATCCTATAAGAATCATCATAGATAGAAATCTGGATATCCCACCTACACATCATGTTTACAATGACGATGCTAAAACCATAATATTCAACGAAATAAAGACAGATATAGTTGAAAATATACACTTCATCCAAATGGAGGATATGTCTTTTTATCTCCCGCAAAAAATTGCTTTTCAATTGTACTTAATGGATATACAATCCGTTATTATAGACGGTGGCGCACAGCTGTTGAACCAATTTATTGAAGCTGGATTATGGGACGAAGCCCGTGTATTTACTTCAAAAAACTCCTGGACAGATGGGATCTCCGCACCAAAAATTAATAAAATTATTACTGCTCAACATCGCATTGGAAATGATCATCTCAGCATTTATACAAATCACCAGGAAGTATGA
- a CDS encoding DMT family transporter, which produces MIYLIISIFCSVTVAVLLKMARRYKINILQAITWNYLFAIALSMFFFKPSITSLTTAKISPVYLGLGVLLPVVFWFLGASIRSIGIAKTDIAQRLSLFISILAAYFLFGDQFNTLKVCGLFFGFAAIIFTLYRKSNAPASGGSWMYPLLVFLGFGFIDILFKQIAQIKDLAYTSSLILTFAIAFILSLLGIIYLSVFKKQKLELVNFACGAILGLFNFGNILFYLKAHRAMAENPSTVFAAMNIGVIILGTLVGIFLFKEKLNKLNYVGLALALIAIIFITLSQFHAI; this is translated from the coding sequence ATGATCTATTTAATCATTAGCATTTTTTGCAGCGTTACCGTAGCCGTTTTATTAAAAATGGCACGCCGGTACAAAATCAATATTTTACAAGCCATTACCTGGAACTACCTGTTTGCGATTGCCCTGAGTATGTTCTTTTTCAAGCCTTCAATCACATCGTTGACAACGGCAAAAATATCACCTGTATATTTGGGGCTTGGTGTATTACTGCCTGTGGTGTTTTGGTTTCTTGGTGCATCCATTAGAAGTATTGGTATCGCAAAGACAGACATTGCGCAAAGATTATCTTTGTTTATTTCTATTCTGGCAGCCTACTTCCTATTTGGAGATCAGTTTAACACCTTAAAAGTCTGCGGATTATTTTTCGGCTTTGCGGCGATTATTTTCACACTTTACCGTAAATCCAATGCGCCTGCCTCTGGTGGCAGCTGGATGTATCCCCTCCTGGTTTTCCTAGGTTTTGGCTTTATTGACATCTTATTTAAGCAGATCGCCCAGATTAAAGACCTTGCCTATACCAGTTCCTTAATCCTGACTTTTGCAATTGCTTTCATTTTGTCTCTCCTAGGGATCATTTACCTCTCTGTATTTAAAAAGCAAAAACTAGAACTGGTGAATTTCGCCTGCGGAGCCATATTAGGACTTTTCAATTTCGGAAATATCCTTTTTTACCTGAAAGCACACCGGGCAATGGCCGAAAACCCATCTACAGTATTTGCGGCAATGAACATTGGGGTTATTATTCTAGGTACGCTGGTTGGCATATTCCTATTTAAAGAAAAGCTGAACAAGCTAAATTATGTAGGACTGGCGTTGGCTTTAATCGCGATCATCTTCATTACCTTATCACAGTTTCATGCTATTTGA
- a CDS encoding IMPACT family protein codes for MLFDDTYKTITAPAEGLFKDRGSKFIAFAYPIRSEEEVKPILAQLRSEHGKARHFCWALRLSPDRAVFRIQDDGEPSGTAGRPILNALLSADITNILIVVVRYFGGTLLGVPGLINAYKSAAIEAIQAAEIVEKTVNDVYELTFDYLSMNDVMRLFKEEQLQILSQEFDNSCSIKFEVRKAQLNQVLGKIEKIDGVKLSYLHTV; via the coding sequence ATGCTATTTGACGATACTTATAAAACCATAACTGCTCCTGCTGAAGGGCTATTTAAAGACCGTGGCAGTAAATTTATTGCCTTTGCTTATCCAATCAGGTCTGAAGAAGAAGTAAAACCGATATTGGCGCAATTGCGTTCAGAACATGGAAAAGCAAGACATTTTTGCTGGGCGTTGCGCTTAAGTCCTGATCGTGCCGTTTTCAGAATCCAGGATGATGGAGAACCATCTGGAACTGCAGGAAGACCCATCCTGAACGCGCTGCTTTCTGCCGATATCACCAATATTCTGATCGTGGTAGTACGTTATTTCGGAGGAACATTATTGGGCGTCCCAGGCTTAATCAATGCCTATAAATCAGCAGCAATTGAAGCGATTCAGGCCGCAGAAATCGTAGAGAAAACGGTAAACGATGTTTATGAGCTGACTTTCGATTACCTAAGTATGAACGATGTGATGCGCTTATTTAAAGAGGAACAGCTGCAAATTCTTTCGCAGGAGTTCGATAATTCCTGCAGCATTAAATTTGAAGTCAGAAAGGCACAGCTCAATCAGGTTTTAGGAAAAATCGAAAAGATTGATGGGGTAAAGCTCAGCTACCTCCATACCGTTTAA
- a CDS encoding bifunctional helix-turn-helix transcriptional regulator/GNAT family N-acetyltransferase yields MELFKKTGKMALGSRLRLLTSKVTDDAARIYELYQMEFAPKWFPAFFVLAEDGEKTITEIAGEIGHSQPSVSKIIQEMTLAGLVQENRECVDKRRNLVELTPKGIEFAKELKVQCADVDAAIDSVILEARHNLWEAIEEWEFLLDQKSLCRRVQEQKKRRESKDVQIVPYEDKYQSAFRALNEEWISTYFKMEAADYKALDDPKAYILDKSGKIFVALYQDEPVGVCALIKMNDPDYDYELAKMAVSPKIQGKSIGWLLGQAIVNAAKELGASKIYLESNTSLKPAINLYQKLGFKKVVGRSTPYERCNIQMELDLNSL; encoded by the coding sequence ATGGAATTATTCAAGAAAACAGGGAAAATGGCTTTGGGAAGCAGGTTGAGGTTACTGACCTCCAAGGTGACTGATGACGCTGCCCGAATATATGAGTTATACCAGATGGAGTTTGCCCCAAAATGGTTCCCTGCATTTTTTGTGCTTGCAGAAGATGGAGAAAAGACCATCACAGAAATCGCTGGGGAGATAGGCCATTCTCAGCCTTCAGTAAGCAAGATCATTCAGGAAATGACACTGGCGGGATTGGTTCAGGAAAACCGCGAATGCGTTGATAAACGACGAAATTTAGTGGAATTAACTCCTAAAGGAATTGAATTTGCGAAGGAGCTTAAAGTGCAATGTGCGGATGTAGACGCTGCGATAGACAGTGTAATTTTGGAAGCAAGACACAATCTTTGGGAAGCCATTGAAGAATGGGAGTTCCTTCTCGATCAAAAATCTTTGTGTAGAAGGGTGCAGGAGCAGAAAAAAAGAAGAGAAAGTAAGGACGTGCAGATTGTGCCTTATGAGGATAAATATCAGTCCGCATTTAGGGCTTTGAATGAAGAATGGATTTCCACCTACTTCAAAATGGAAGCAGCAGATTATAAGGCTTTAGATGATCCAAAAGCTTATATTTTGGATAAAAGCGGGAAGATATTTGTGGCACTATATCAGGATGAACCGGTAGGGGTATGCGCATTGATCAAGATGAATGATCCGGATTACGATTATGAGTTGGCAAAAATGGCGGTTTCACCGAAGATTCAGGGAAAAAGTATTGGCTGGTTGCTTGGACAGGCTATCGTTAATGCTGCCAAGGAACTAGGTGCTTCCAAAATTTACCTGGAAAGCAATACTTCCTTAAAACCAGCAATCAATCTTTATCAGAAATTAGGGTTCAAGAAAGTAGTAGGCAGGTCTACGCCTTATGAACGCTGTAATATTCAAATGGAACTGGATTTAAATAGTCTTTAA
- a CDS encoding YdcF family protein yields the protein MKMRFFFFLLFGGLCSLNVLAQSPKYTFPEGLNPVLYKNYYLLTLLQRDSAVRKLIQEDPGLSTLFKNKTQKIAEAVQTCDNDITCLSKTFKFTELEIVEAGKRLSLLFKKDNALNKLVENELIPSGCYLKYGNLKPVELLVKAWEQDAKAVNFTIGVYVEGAKPNYPKIDSISFNLKDKSYPELLRMNAILSSGPRNSMFFEPSITFAGIALDINERDEAGDFEPMRSTVNRASMEAIAKTNFADYPYSLILVPGEGPEERDVALSAGGMLRCRLAAVEFHKGLAPFIMVSGGRVHPFKTKYSEADEMKKYLMRTLQIPENAIIMEPHARHTTTNMRNAARIIYRYGMPTDKVALTVTAKSQSMYISGALLGRCVQELGYEPYKLGKRLSDFAVEFYPNVMSLQLDFDEPMDP from the coding sequence ATGAAAATGAGATTCTTTTTCTTTTTGCTCTTTGGAGGACTGTGCAGCTTAAATGTCCTTGCACAAAGCCCTAAATACACCTTCCCGGAAGGATTAAACCCTGTCTTGTATAAGAATTATTACCTGCTGACACTATTACAGCGAGATTCAGCAGTCAGGAAATTGATTCAGGAGGATCCTGGCCTCAGTACTTTGTTTAAAAATAAAACTCAGAAAATAGCCGAGGCTGTTCAGACTTGCGACAATGACATCACTTGTCTCAGCAAGACTTTTAAGTTTACTGAGCTGGAAATTGTGGAGGCAGGCAAGCGATTAAGCCTGCTCTTTAAAAAGGATAATGCCTTAAATAAATTGGTAGAAAATGAACTTATCCCTTCTGGCTGCTACCTGAAATATGGGAACCTAAAGCCGGTAGAATTACTGGTTAAAGCTTGGGAACAGGATGCGAAAGCTGTTAATTTTACGATAGGTGTATATGTAGAGGGGGCAAAACCAAACTACCCAAAGATAGATTCTATAAGTTTTAACCTGAAAGATAAAAGCTACCCTGAACTGCTGCGCATGAATGCGATACTGAGTTCTGGCCCTCGTAACTCCATGTTTTTTGAGCCCTCTATTACTTTTGCAGGGATTGCACTGGACATTAATGAGCGTGATGAAGCCGGAGATTTTGAGCCTATGCGCAGTACCGTAAATAGAGCAAGTATGGAGGCGATAGCAAAAACAAACTTTGCTGACTATCCATACAGTTTAATTTTGGTTCCCGGCGAAGGACCTGAAGAACGTGATGTGGCATTAAGCGCTGGAGGAATGCTGCGTTGCCGACTCGCAGCAGTAGAATTTCATAAAGGACTGGCGCCATTTATTATGGTTTCTGGTGGGAGAGTGCATCCCTTTAAAACGAAATATAGCGAGGCTGATGAGATGAAAAAATACTTAATGAGAACCTTGCAAATTCCCGAAAATGCGATCATTATGGAGCCTCACGCCCGACATACTACCACCAATATGCGCAATGCTGCCAGGATCATCTATAGGTATGGCATGCCGACGGATAAAGTGGCGCTGACAGTGACCGCTAAATCCCAGAGTATGTACATCAGTGGTGCTTTATTGGGCAGATGCGTGCAGGAATTAGGCTATGAACCTTATAAACTTGGCAAACGTTTATCAGATTTTGCAGTTGAATTTTATCCCAATGTTATGTCTTTACAGCTGGATTTTGATGAACCGATGGATCCCTAA
- a CDS encoding RagB/SusD family nutrient uptake outer membrane protein encodes MKKYIILLCGLMITATSCKKFLDLKPLDSYTEKTFYLDEKGLQGGLVTCYDALQSDSLYGNNLLTLGELRGDNLIDNDPGSGAGVRNQIEVFAETSANSILSATWMGHYKAIYRCNIILDRAPAITMNETIKGQIIGQAKFIRALSYFNLTRIWGKVPLVLTVQTTAEARQNTRAASEQVYQQIIDDLKDAGTKLPASWPDGQRGKATSFAATSLLGKVYLYQKKFDLVASTLQPVVTAIYDRNLLDTVPQNRTFPNNLKTSKDIIFAVQYLLGGVKEFVHQDNRYRNNNNTNIINIPQSLFESGDNRRPLVAITGTGGRPGKFNSPQLNNETSGDFPVLRTTDVLLMYAEALNETAYGNTEAFKALNVVRKNANASLKTAVLLTSQAEFRTAVYLERRLELALEADRWFDIVRTNQMAAIFPGIPAFRSLYPVPQVEIDNINNKGGYQNDGYN; translated from the coding sequence ATGAAAAAATATATCATACTCCTTTGTGGTCTGATGATCACAGCCACTTCTTGCAAGAAATTCTTAGACTTGAAACCATTGGATTCTTATACCGAAAAAACTTTTTATTTGGATGAAAAGGGATTACAAGGCGGTCTTGTAACCTGCTATGACGCGCTGCAAAGCGATAGTCTTTATGGAAACAATTTATTGACACTGGGCGAACTTCGTGGGGACAACCTGATTGATAATGATCCTGGATCAGGAGCCGGGGTACGTAACCAAATTGAAGTATTTGCTGAAACTTCTGCCAATAGTATTCTTTCTGCCACTTGGATGGGCCATTACAAGGCGATCTACAGATGTAATATTATTCTGGATCGTGCACCTGCAATTACCATGAATGAAACGATTAAGGGGCAGATCATCGGTCAGGCGAAATTTATCAGGGCCCTGAGTTATTTTAATTTGACGCGGATTTGGGGCAAGGTCCCATTGGTACTTACCGTTCAAACAACAGCTGAAGCCAGGCAAAATACACGGGCTGCATCAGAACAGGTGTATCAGCAGATCATTGACGATTTAAAAGATGCAGGCACTAAATTACCTGCCTCTTGGCCAGATGGGCAGCGTGGTAAGGCAACCAGCTTTGCAGCGACCAGTTTATTAGGTAAGGTGTACCTTTATCAAAAGAAATTTGACTTGGTAGCGAGCACATTACAACCTGTGGTGACCGCTATTTATGATAGAAACCTATTGGATACCGTGCCACAGAACAGAACTTTCCCTAATAACCTGAAAACAAGTAAGGACATTATATTTGCGGTCCAGTATCTATTGGGTGGGGTAAAAGAGTTTGTTCACCAGGACAATCGTTATAGAAACAACAACAATACGAACATCATCAATATTCCCCAGTCACTTTTTGAAAGCGGGGATAACCGCAGGCCATTAGTGGCGATCACAGGAACTGGCGGCAGACCAGGCAAGTTCAATTCGCCCCAGCTGAACAATGAAACCAGCGGTGATTTCCCGGTACTGCGTACTACGGATGTACTGTTGATGTATGCAGAAGCACTTAATGAAACCGCTTACGGAAATACGGAAGCGTTTAAAGCGCTGAATGTAGTTCGCAAAAATGCAAATGCATCTTTGAAAACAGCGGTATTGTTAACTTCACAGGCAGAATTTAGAACAGCAGTATATTTAGAAAGAAGGTTGGAACTGGCCTTAGAAGCTGATCGTTGGTTTGATATTGTGAGAACCAATCAAATGGCAGCTATTTTCCCAGGAATTCCGGCATTTAGAAGCCTGTATCCAGTGCCTCAAGTAGAGATTGACAACATTAATAATAAAGGCGGCTATCAAAATGATGGCTATAACTAA